In Thermoleophilia bacterium, the following proteins share a genomic window:
- a CDS encoding transcriptional repressor — MSDLIEERLRGAGLRATAPRVAVLRALSRSDDHPRVDQLIDRVRADGVSISTQAAYDVCDALEKKALASRLELPGGPVRYDARVGDNHHHLACRSCGEVVDVDCAEGVAPCLEPSDGRGFAIDTAEVTFWGTCPACQSSNTGANHE; from the coding sequence GTGTCCGATTTGATCGAAGAACGTCTGCGCGGGGCCGGATTGCGGGCCACCGCACCCAGGGTCGCGGTGCTCAGGGCGCTCTCCCGATCCGACGACCACCCCCGGGTTGACCAGCTGATCGACCGGGTCCGGGCCGACGGGGTCAGCATCTCGACCCAGGCGGCCTATGACGTCTGTGACGCCCTCGAAAAGAAGGCGCTGGCCAGCCGGCTCGAACTGCCCGGCGGCCCGGTCCGCTACGACGCCCGGGTCGGGGACAACCACCACCACCTCGCCTGCAGGTCCTGCGGCGAGGTAGTTGACGTGGACTGCGCCGAGGGTGTCGCACCCTGCCTCGAACCTTCCGATGGACGCGGTTTCGCGATCGACACCGCCGAAGTGACCTTCTGGGGCACCTGCCCCGCATGCCAATCATCGAACACAGGAGCAAATCATGAGTGA
- a CDS encoding catalase: protein MSEEPPAQGDDRRVLTNRQGHPVSDNQNQRTIGDRGPATLENYQFLEKISHFDRERVPERVVHARGVTAFGEFESYGKVGDEPVSKFTRAKLFQEAGKKTEVAVRFSTVAGGRDSSESARDPRGFAVKFYTEDGNWDLVGNNLAVFFIRDAIKFPDFIHSQKPDPTTFRQEPNRQLDFISQSPETMHMITMLYSSRGTPASVRNMQGFGVNTYKWINAEGESILVKYHWHPKQGVKSWTAADASAVQAEELGPHTKDLIDSIDAGDYPEWELLIQVMSDDEHTELDFDPLDDTKTWPENEFPLHAVGKMTLNRNPKNVFAENEQIAFGTGVLVDGLDFSDDKMLVGRTFSYSDTQRHRVGPNYQQLPVNQPKAAEARTNLRDGSMAYHVDDSGDLDAINYEPSLRAGLREADVTGPVEVGPEINGRLTRARIDRTNDYKQAGERFRLSEDWEKDEFVNNLGGDLAECDRAIQERIVWHMFMCDDEMGQRIGEMVGITADDVSSLEALATQTLNEEELARLASLGSNGPRDVSGLEMTHCVPNERVVVAADSGEPVASQ from the coding sequence ATGAGTGAGGAGCCGCCCGCCCAGGGTGATGACCGCCGCGTACTGACCAACCGCCAGGGCCATCCGGTCAGCGACAACCAGAACCAGCGCACGATCGGCGATCGCGGTCCCGCGACCCTCGAGAACTACCAGTTCCTCGAGAAGATCTCCCACTTCGACCGTGAGCGCGTTCCGGAGCGGGTCGTCCATGCCCGCGGCGTCACCGCCTTCGGCGAGTTCGAGTCCTACGGCAAGGTCGGCGACGAACCGGTCTCGAAGTTCACCCGGGCCAAGCTCTTCCAGGAGGCCGGCAAGAAGACCGAGGTCGCGGTGCGATTCTCGACCGTCGCCGGTGGCCGCGATTCGTCCGAGTCGGCTCGCGATCCCCGCGGCTTCGCGGTCAAGTTCTACACCGAGGACGGCAACTGGGATCTGGTCGGCAACAACCTCGCCGTCTTCTTCATCCGCGACGCGATCAAGTTCCCCGACTTCATCCATTCGCAGAAGCCGGACCCGACGACCTTCCGCCAGGAGCCGAACCGTCAGCTCGACTTCATCAGCCAGTCACCCGAGACGATGCACATGATCACCATGCTCTACAGCTCGCGTGGCACCCCGGCCAGCGTCCGGAACATGCAGGGCTTCGGCGTCAACACCTACAAGTGGATCAACGCCGAGGGTGAATCGATCCTCGTCAAGTACCACTGGCACCCCAAGCAGGGCGTGAAGAGCTGGACCGCGGCCGATGCGTCCGCCGTCCAGGCCGAGGAGCTCGGGCCCCACACGAAGGACCTGATCGACTCGATCGACGCCGGGGACTACCCGGAATGGGAGCTGCTGATCCAGGTCATGAGCGATGACGAGCACACCGAGCTCGACTTCGACCCACTCGACGACACCAAGACCTGGCCGGAGAACGAGTTCCCACTCCACGCGGTCGGCAAGATGACTCTGAACCGGAACCCGAAGAACGTCTTCGCCGAGAACGAACAGATTGCGTTCGGCACCGGCGTGCTGGTCGACGGTCTCGACTTCTCCGACGACAAGATGCTGGTCGGACGCACCTTCTCCTACAGCGACACCCAGCGCCACCGCGTCGGGCCGAACTATCAGCAGCTGCCGGTCAACCAGCCGAAAGCCGCCGAGGCGCGCACCAACCTGCGTGACGGTTCGATGGCCTACCACGTCGATGACAGTGGTGACCTCGATGCGATCAACTACGAGCCCTCGCTGCGGGCTGGTTTGCGGGAGGCTGACGTAACCGGTCCCGTGGAGGTCGGACCCGAGATCAACGGGCGCCTCACCCGCGCCAGGATCGACCGGACGAACGACTACAAGCAGGCCGGCGAGCGCTTCCGGCTCTCGGAGGACTGGGAGAAGGACGAGTTCGTGAACAACCTCGGCGGCGACCTCGCCGAGTGCGACCGCGCGATCCAGGAGCGCATCGTCTGGCACATGTTCATGTGCGACGACGAAATGGGACAGCGGATCGGCGAAATGGTCGGCATCACAGCCGACGACGTCAGCTCACTGGAGGCCCTCGCCACCCAGACGCTCAACGAAGAAGAGCTGGCGCGGCTGGCGAGCCTGGGCTCGAACGGTCCTCGTGACGTCTCGGGACTGGAGATGACCCATTGCGTACCGAACGAGCGCGTGGTAGTTGCCGCTGACTCCGGAGAGCCTGTGGCGTCCCAGTAA
- the cofH gene encoding 5-amino-6-(D-ribitylamino)uracil--L-tyrosine 4-hydroxyphenyl transferase CofH — MRRVTFSRNYTISLSRTCQCYCKYCAFATHQAHIHPPEEVEKRLDEAVKRNAKELLFLTGEKPEVNPVVAAKLKSWGHEDFTDYVVWACERALERGILPHTNIGAIGETGLARLREVTASQGLMLESSSERLMQTVHAGSPTKHPTHRLATIEAAGRLKIPFTTGILVGIGETPEERIESLEALAGLQRRYGHIQEVIIQNFVPHPRYYGQEPADIANQASAERWTGKGRWSADSGLWEDTEGTGAEQDPSVAIPDWACPITIDDLKFLITETARLMPDVGVQVPPNLSDWWSGLVEAGATDLGGLSANGDHISPEHPFPSPHQVRKELAPQGFALTERLCVYPQYMNADWMEQGVLDVIKLKYWSFIPRLGSGRRSDERLDPGLAPEAIAKGREGVTLTENELTALFAETRPEVIEQMRIAADELRFELAGDTATFVVNRNINFTNICVVGCAFCGFGQGKRSPDAYESTEEEFVGRVEEAIDFGATELCMQGGIHPDLDLETYGRWLRLAKEVAPDIHLHAYSPMEINHMCEKSGLPAGEVFEYLIDCGLGSTPGTAAEVLDDGVRQRISPNKLPAARWVEIIEASHNAGLRSTSTVMFGHIEEPRELARHMEVVRSLQERTGGITEFVPLSFIPFNTLLGRTHGVEEISIEENLKHTAAFRLALGRSITNLQASWVKMGLEGATEALRWGVNDLGGTLMEESISRMAGSQHGVRLEVEELIDSAHRAGRKAAQRDTGYEILQRYPDPMAPPDLLVNLPGPAAA, encoded by the coding sequence ATGCGCAGAGTCACCTTTTCCCGCAATTACACAATCTCGCTTTCCAGGACATGCCAGTGCTATTGCAAGTACTGCGCGTTTGCCACCCACCAGGCACACATCCATCCTCCGGAAGAGGTTGAGAAGCGGCTTGACGAAGCGGTCAAGCGCAACGCCAAGGAACTCCTCTTCCTGACCGGAGAGAAGCCCGAGGTGAATCCGGTGGTTGCCGCCAAGCTGAAGTCGTGGGGCCACGAAGATTTCACCGACTACGTGGTCTGGGCCTGCGAGCGGGCCCTCGAGCGCGGCATCCTGCCCCACACCAACATCGGAGCGATCGGGGAGACCGGCCTCGCGCGGCTTCGCGAAGTGACCGCCTCACAGGGACTGATGCTCGAGTCGTCCTCGGAGCGGCTGATGCAGACGGTGCACGCCGGCTCGCCGACCAAGCACCCGACCCACCGCCTGGCCACGATCGAGGCCGCCGGCCGGCTGAAGATCCCGTTCACCACCGGCATCCTCGTCGGAATCGGTGAGACACCGGAGGAGCGGATCGAGTCGCTCGAAGCCCTGGCCGGGCTGCAGCGGCGGTACGGGCACATCCAGGAAGTGATCATCCAGAACTTCGTGCCGCACCCGCGTTACTACGGCCAGGAGCCGGCAGACATCGCCAACCAGGCTTCGGCTGAACGCTGGACGGGCAAGGGACGGTGGTCGGCTGACTCCGGGCTTTGGGAAGACACCGAAGGAACCGGGGCCGAGCAGGACCCCTCGGTCGCGATTCCCGACTGGGCCTGCCCGATCACGATCGATGACCTCAAGTTCCTGATCACCGAGACCGCACGGCTGATGCCGGACGTCGGAGTCCAGGTGCCGCCCAACCTTTCCGATTGGTGGTCCGGCCTGGTCGAGGCCGGCGCGACCGACCTCGGCGGCCTCTCGGCCAACGGCGACCACATCTCTCCGGAGCACCCCTTCCCGAGCCCGCACCAGGTTCGGAAAGAGCTGGCGCCCCAGGGCTTCGCCCTGACCGAACGCCTCTGCGTCTACCCGCAGTACATGAACGCCGACTGGATGGAACAGGGTGTGCTCGACGTGATCAAGCTCAAGTACTGGAGCTTCATCCCTCGCCTCGGCTCAGGCCGTCGCAGCGACGAGCGGCTCGACCCGGGCCTGGCCCCGGAGGCAATCGCCAAGGGCCGCGAGGGGGTCACCCTGACCGAGAACGAGTTGACCGCACTGTTCGCCGAGACCAGGCCCGAGGTCATCGAGCAGATGCGTATCGCCGCCGACGAGCTCCGGTTCGAACTCGCGGGTGACACCGCCACCTTCGTCGTCAACCGCAACATCAACTTCACCAACATCTGCGTGGTCGGCTGCGCCTTCTGCGGCTTCGGTCAGGGCAAGCGTTCGCCTGACGCGTATGAGTCGACCGAAGAAGAGTTCGTCGGGAGGGTCGAGGAAGCGATCGACTTCGGCGCGACCGAGCTCTGCATGCAGGGCGGCATTCACCCGGACCTCGACCTCGAGACCTATGGCCGCTGGCTCCGGCTGGCCAAGGAGGTGGCGCCCGATATCCACCTCCACGCCTACTCACCGATGGAGATCAACCACATGTGCGAGAAGTCCGGCTTGCCGGCGGGTGAGGTCTTCGAATACCTGATCGACTGCGGCCTCGGCTCGACCCCGGGCACCGCCGCCGAGGTGCTCGACGACGGCGTGCGCCAGCGGATCTCACCAAACAAGCTGCCGGCGGCCCGCTGGGTCGAGATCATCGAGGCCTCGCACAACGCCGGCCTGCGCTCGACGTCGACCGTGATGTTCGGGCACATCGAGGAGCCACGTGAGCTGGCCCGTCACATGGAAGTGGTCCGGTCGCTCCAGGAGCGCACCGGCGGTATCACCGAGTTCGTACCACTCAGCTTCATCCCCTTCAACACGCTGCTCGGGCGGACTCACGGGGTCGAGGAGATATCGATCGAGGAGAACCTCAAGCACACCGCCGCCTTCCGCCTGGCCCTGGGACGCTCGATCACGAACCTTCAGGCGAGCTGGGTGAAGATGGGCCTTGAGGGTGCTACCGAAGCGCTGCGCTGGGGCGTGAACGACCTCGGCGGAACCTTGATGGAAGAGAGCATCTCGCGCATGGCCGGTTCCCAGCACGGGGTCAGGCTCGAGGTCGAAGAACTGATCGACTCTGCTCACCGCGCCGGCCGCAAGGCCGCTCAGCGGGACACGGGTTACGAAATCCTCCAGCGCTACCCGGATCCGATGGCCCCACCAGACCTGCTCGTCAACCTGCCCGGTCCCGCCGCAGCCTGA